The genomic window ATAAAAGTCGTGACTGAAAATGGCATAGGGGATTATTCTACCTACCATATTGATTGAAATGTATCATATCTGGGACTGAAAAAACGGGAATGGTAATGATGAAGCGAGTTACTTGGCACATAAGAGAAAATGAAGAGGGTGATACTGCCATTACCCATATGATCTTCTTCATTGCCGCTGTAATAATTGCAGTCTCGGTAGTTGCTGTACTGAATACCAATGTCCAGTCATTGACATCGTCTGCCAATACCAACAGTAATATCCTGGCAGATCAACTCCGCACGGATATCACCATAGTTAATGATCCCGAGATTGTACCCCACAACAATAACACATACAGTTTCTATGTGAAAAATACCGGTAAAACAAACATCCCTATCGATTACGTAGATGTCTTCATCGACGGCCTGCTG from Methanohalophilus halophilus includes these protein-coding regions:
- a CDS encoding flagellin — protein: MMKRVTWHIRENEEGDTAITHMIFFIAAVIIAVSVVAVLNTNVQSLTSSANTNSNILADQLRTDITIVNDPEIVPHNNNTYSFYVKNTGKTNIPIDYVDVFIDGLLVSSDDLDLRLQEDDMVWRPSDLLILEISRSSPLSSGDHRILVAVENGKTDAINFET